GAGCACCGCGGCCGGCGCGCTGATGGCCGTCAGCGGCGTGCGCTCGCTGCTGCTGGCCCTGCCCCCGCTGCTGGTGGGCGGCAGCATGAGCCTGGCGGCGTGGACCTACCTGCCGGGCTTCGCGCTGGGCATCCTCATCGGCATGGGCGCGGTGGGCCTGCTGTTCGCCGAGGGCCTCACCCGCCTCAACACCCGGCTCACCGCGTGGGTGCAGCGCGTCGTGGCCGTGGGCTCCGGCGCGCTGGGCCTGTTCTGGATCGGCTCGCGACTGACGGGCGGCTGAGCGGGGCGCGGACGGGCGCTCGGGCTACGAGCGCTTGTCCAGGATGCCCAGCGACATCATCGCCACCAGGAAGCCGTAGACGACGTGCTCGGGGCGGTTGGCGAAGGCCAGCAGCTCCGCGACGGTGCGGTTGCCGTCGATCTTCGGCAACAGCTCCGCCTCCCACCGCTCCAGCTCCACCTCGTTGAGCTGGTAGGCCGGAGCCACCGCGGGGATGAGCCGGTCCTCGGGCTGGAGCAGCCGGCGCAGGCGCTCCGGCTTGTAGAGCTTCTTGATGCCCCGGACGATGAGGTTGGCCGGGTGCACGTCCAGCTTGATGGACTCCGCGCTGGCCTTCTCGCGGAAGCTCATCACGTACGTGCCCTCGTCCCAGGCGAAGAGCGAGTAGATGACGGCCTTCACCTGCTGGCCCACGTAGTACAGCCGCTCGGTGTCCTTGAGCAGGCCCCGCTCCACCAGCACGTCGCCGGTGCGGCGGTTGGTCTGCCCGGCCACCGCGGACGCGTCCTGGAGCTGCTCCGGCTTGATCTTGCCGACGCGCACGAGGAACTGGCCGAAGCGATCCGCCAGCAGGTTGGAGAGGGCGAACACCGGCATGCCCTTCTCGAAGTAGACGACCTTCTTCACCTTGCCGCGCTGGATGCCCAGCTCGCCCGTCTCGCGGGACAGGTAGTAGGCGGTGAGCAGCGAGGGCAGGTTGTCGCGCAGCTCGCCCCGGCGGCTGCCCGGCGCGCCCGAGCCCGGGGGCGGAGGGTCCGGCGGACGGCCCGGCGTGGGCGGCCGGACCTGCGTGGCCGGCACCTTCTGCATGGGGCTGGCGGTGAGGTTGGCGCCGCGAATCTCCGCGGTGATGTTGCCGCCGCCGGTCACCTTGATGCGACCGGTCAGCTCCATCACGTCCTGGGGCCCCTCCTCCTCCACGTCGATGTCCAGCTCCACCTCGAAGGCGTCCTGGAGCGAGGCGGCGGGGGCGACCTTCTGCGGGGGCGGGAGGACCTTGGTGACGGCCTCCAGCAGCTTCTGCGCCTCGAAGGGTTTCTCGAAGTAGCCGGCGGACTGGTACTTCTGCCGGGCCTCCAGCGCGTGCTTGCCACCCTTGAAGACGCCGGTGATGAACAAGAGCGGCAGCTGGGGGTTGTCCTTCCTCAGCGCGTCGGCGAG
The genomic region above belongs to Myxococcus stipitatus and contains:
- a CDS encoding response regulator, which gives rise to MAAPRILVVDDNPELLSLLTQLFEDAGYEVVGASRGRQAMEVARANPPGAAVLDILLPDMMGYHLADALRKDNPQLPLLFITGVFKGGKHALEARQKYQSAGYFEKPFEAQKLLEAVTKVLPPPQKVAPAASLQDAFEVELDIDVEEEGPQDVMELTGRIKVTGGGNITAEIRGANLTASPMQKVPATQVRPPTPGRPPDPPPPGSGAPGSRRGELRDNLPSLLTAYYLSRETGELGIQRGKVKKVVYFEKGMPVFALSNLLADRFGQFLVRVGKIKPEQLQDASAVAGQTNRRTGDVLVERGLLKDTERLYYVGQQVKAVIYSLFAWDEGTYVMSFREKASAESIKLDVHPANLIVRGIKKLYKPERLRRLLQPEDRLIPAVAPAYQLNEVELERWEAELLPKIDGNRTVAELLAFANRPEHVVYGFLVAMMSLGILDKRS